The Raphanus sativus cultivar WK10039 chromosome 2, ASM80110v3, whole genome shotgun sequence genome includes a region encoding these proteins:
- the LOC108841192 gene encoding transcription factor TCP12, producing the protein MFPSIDTNGYDLFDPFSLHEATMLPSFTTHIQSPSSHHHYPLPSFPFSSDFLDESVLISKFLLQQQDDVDSPRKFCKELEQEKNNEWVDGTTSEKVSPRRTGKKRDRHSKICTAQGPRDRRMRLSLQIARKFFDLQDMLGFDKPSKTIEWLISKSKASIKQVKESAAASEGGGGGGKHEHLQVSENANDETLKVSKRKTKRVDDSCKKKESREKARERARERTMVKMKMRLSGLVDTSKTFSDPNQESRKTKVTGGAQVEGQNLEQERSATNLNMDSVSIIEKFLGLTSESSSTIFGDSEESYTSLGLIRGTVSTAGVVIPREHNTTSTASVDKERNHISTFSLYDYLCN; encoded by the exons ATGTTTCCTTCTATAGACACCAATGGCTATGACCTCTTTGATCCCTTCAGTCTCCATGAAGCAACCATGCTTCCTTCTTTCACTACTCACATCCAAAGCCCTAGTTCTCACCATCATTACCCTTTGCcttcttttcctttctcttCAGATTTTCTTGATGAATCTGTCTTGATAAGCAAATTCTTGTTACAGCAGCAAGATGATGTTGATTCTCCGAGAAAATTCTGCAAGGAGCTTgagcaagaaaaaaataatgagtGGGTTGATGGAACCACCTCAGAAAAGGTTTCACCAAGAAGAACTGGAAAGAAAAGGGACAGGCATAGTAAGATCTGCACCGCTCAAGGTCCTAGAGACAGGAGGATGAGACTGTCTCTCCAGATTGCTCGCAAATTCTTTGATCTTCAAGACATGTTGGGTTTCGATAAGCCGAGCAAGACCATCGAATGGCTTATCTCCAAATCAAAGGCTTCCATCAAACAAGTGAAAGAAAGTGCAGCTGCatcagaaggaggaggaggaggaggaaaacATGAACATCTTCAGGTTAGTGAAAATGCAAATGACGAGACACTGAAAGTCTcaaagagaaaaacaaagagGGTGGATGACTCTTGTAAGAAGAAAGAGTcgagagagaaagctagagaacGAGCAAGAGAGAGAACAAtggtgaagatgaagatgagattATCAGGACTAGTTGACACCTCGAAAACATTTTCAGATCctaatcaagaatcaagaaagacTAAGGTAACCGGTGGTGCACAAGTAGAAGGGCAAAACCTAGAACAAGAAAGGAGTGCAACTAACTTGAACATGGATTCTGTGAGCATTATAGAGAAGTTTCTTGGACTAACCAGTGAATCTAGCTCTACCATATTTGGAGACTCCGAGGAATCTTACACAAGTCTTGGCTTAATTAGAGGAACTGTTTCAACAGCAG GAGTGGTGATACCAAGGGAACATAACACAACTTCAACAGCCTCAGTAGATAAGGAGAGAAACCATATTTCGACGTTTTCTCTATACGATTATCTCTGCAACTGA